The Paenibacillus sp. YPG26 genome includes a window with the following:
- a CDS encoding LCP family protein gives MKDQRLTRIKKPKKKNRLRTWGIVLLVAAVLGAGIYVYRKPLAIMAFDIFLSDHVEKKLQKSYAPLKGEQPKPVVYQTKPFSALLLGVDQRDNEPSRSDTMIYAVIRPKEGKVLLISIPRDTYTEIVGRNKKDKINHAYAFGGEKMSKDTVEAFLGHQAEYYAAINFEGLRDVVDALGGVELPIAKDIVNKNKDHEKFTIKAGQPIYNGKDALNFVRYREDSDFNRTKRHQVFLNAMVSRVLQLDQVSKIPELMDIAGANFKTDIVPNNIIDLAKQLLTGENPPQIYSYTIMGKGTRINNVFYDLANKEDVEYAEKLIDSWSSPDTTDAQLLLPEKQVIE, from the coding sequence TTGTTCTCCTTGTTGCTGCTGTTCTCGGTGCGGGTATATATGTATATAGGAAACCGCTGGCTATTATGGCTTTCGATATATTTTTATCTGACCATGTGGAGAAGAAGCTCCAGAAGTCGTATGCACCCCTCAAGGGAGAGCAGCCGAAGCCGGTGGTATACCAGACCAAGCCGTTCTCCGCACTGCTGCTCGGTGTGGACCAGCGGGATAATGAGCCTTCCCGTTCGGACACGATGATCTATGCTGTGATACGTCCTAAGGAAGGTAAAGTTCTGCTTATCTCGATCCCGAGAGACACTTATACGGAGATTGTCGGCAGGAACAAGAAGGATAAGATCAATCACGCTTATGCTTTTGGCGGAGAGAAGATGTCCAAAGATACGGTGGAAGCTTTCCTCGGGCATCAGGCGGAGTATTATGCCGCCATTAATTTCGAGGGGCTTCGTGACGTAGTCGACGCGCTTGGAGGCGTAGAGCTGCCAATTGCCAAGGACATTGTGAATAAGAACAAGGACCATGAGAAGTTCACAATTAAAGCGGGACAGCCGATCTATAATGGTAAGGACGCGCTGAACTTCGTACGCTACCGCGAGGATAGCGACTTTAACCGGACTAAGAGACATCAAGTCTTCCTGAATGCGATGGTTAGCAGGGTGCTTCAGCTTGACCAGGTATCCAAGATTCCTGAGCTTATGGACATTGCGGGTGCCAACTTCAAGACGGATATTGTCCCGAATAATATCATTGACCTTGCCAAACAGCTGCTGACGGGGGAGAACCCGCCGCAGATCTATAGCTACACGATTATGGGCAAGGGAACCCGCATCAATAATGTGTTCTATGATCTGGCGAACAAGGAAGATGTGGAATATGCGGAGAAGCTGATCGACAGCTGGTCGAGTCCAGATACGACAGATGCACAGCTTCTGCTCCCCGAGAAGCAAGTAATTGAATGA